In the genome of Vicia villosa cultivar HV-30 ecotype Madison, WI linkage group LG7, Vvil1.0, whole genome shotgun sequence, one region contains:
- the LOC131617925 gene encoding abscisic acid and environmental stress-inducible protein-like, with protein MDSKNAFLILGLLAMVLLISSEVSARDLTETSTNTKDEVVEKSNELNDAKYYGGGYNHGGGGYNGGGGGYNHGGGGGYNGGGGGYNHGGGGYNGGGGGYNHGGGGYNGGGGGYNHGGGGYNGGGGGYNHGGGGYNGGGGGYNHGGGGGGYGGGHGGSSDNGN; from the exons ATGGATTCCAAAAACGCATTCCTCATCCTTGGTCTATTGGCCATGGTTCTTCTTATTTCTTCAGAAGTGTCAGCTAGGGACTTAACCGAGACTTCAACtaatacaaaagatg aggttgtggaaaagtcaaatGAATTAAATGATGCCAAATATTACGGTGGAGGCTACAACCATGGCGGCGGCGGCTACAATGGTGGCGGAGGAGGCTACAACcacggtggtggtggtggttatAATGGTGGTGGAGGAGGCTACAACCACGGTGGTGGTGGATACAATGGTGGTGGAGGAGGCTACAACCACGGTGGTGGTGGATACAATGGTGGCGGAGGAGGATACAACCATGGAGGTGGTGGATACAATGGTGGCGGAGGAGGATACAACCATGGAGGTGGTGGTTACAATGGTGGCGGAGGAGGATACAACCAtggcggtggtggtggtggttatGGAGGTGGACATGGTGGTAGTTCCGACAATGGTAACTGA
- the LOC131619785 gene encoding uncharacterized protein LOC131619785: MSVAEAGYQEEGLWCWNFASIVGELGEVDNQILEQFVEQLSDVVPAAEGDDVFNLIKENDEVFSVNSCYKVFANRDSIEWISLNMKAALTQLWKVRVSSNILMFGWRFVLNRLPTRDNLLVRGIELAETETYCVLCEAAFVDRFDGFSEQFSKAEEEGCL; this comes from the exons ATGAGTGTGGCAGAAGCAGGCTATCAGGAGGAAGGTCTTTGGTGCTGGAATTTCGCTTCAATTGTCGGGGAATTGGGCGAAGTGGATAATCAGATTTTGGAGCAGTTTGTTGAACAATTATCGGATGTTGTTCCAGCGGCGGAAGGTGATGACGTTTTCAATTTGATTAAAGAGAACGACGAGGTTTTTTCCGTTAATTCTTGTTATAAAGTTTTCGCCAATAGAGATTCTATTGAGTGGATTTCGTTAAACATGAAAGCGGCGTTGACTCAATTATGGAAAGTGAGAGTTTCGTCTAATATTCTCATGTTCGGTTGGAGGTTTGTTCTTAATAGGCTTCCAACTAGAGACAATTTACTAGTTAGAGGAATTGAGCTAGCGGAAACAGAGACGTATTGTGTGCTTTGTGAAG CAGCTTTCGTTGACCGATTTGATGGATTTTCCGAACAGTTTTCAAAAGCTGAAGAAGAAGGATGTTTATGA